One window of Oryza brachyantha chromosome 12, ObraRS2, whole genome shotgun sequence genomic DNA carries:
- the LOC102718230 gene encoding transcription factor MYB8-like, protein MGRSPCCEKAHTNKGAWTKEEDQRLIAHIRQHGEGCWRSLPKAAGLLRCGKSCRLRWINYLRPDLKRGNFTDDEDELIIKLHELLGNKWSLIAGRLPGRTDNEIKNYWNTHIKRKLLARGLDPQTHRPLNATAAAAPVSVQPLVPAAAPSGVAGHLAGGSSCSPDASGHSSCSEDDQYCYGAPPHAHHHLAAAGCGIDLNLSISPPSSCQPSSPPFAGQEAEASAAAGGASAAAAAGATTTSSYPCHSSSETREKICLCLNHLGLHGGEECSCGGSSASSSSSPPVSSQVFRFTNASSFQGSSSTV, encoded by the exons atggggAGGTCGCCGTGCTGCGAGAAGGCGCACACGAACAAGGGCGCGTGGACCAAGGAGGAGGACCAGCGGCTGATCGCGCACATCAGGCAGCACGGCGAGGGGTGCTGGAGGTCGCTCCCCAAGGCCGCCGGGCTGCTGCGCTGCGGGAAGAGCTGCCGCCTCCGCTGGATCAACTACCTCAGGCCCGACCTCAAGCGGGGGAACTtcaccgacgacgaggacgagctcATCATCAAGCTCCACGAGCTCCTCGGCAACAA GTGGTCGCTGATCGCCGGGAGGCTGCCGGGGAGGACGGACAACGAGATCAAGAACTACTGGAACACCCACATCAAGCGCAAGCTCCTCGCCCGCGGCCTCGACCCGCAGACGCACCGCCCGCTCaatgccaccgccgccgccgcccccgtctCCGTGCAACCGCTCGtccctgccgccgcgccgagcggcgtcgccggccacctcgccggcggctcGAGCTGCTCGCCGGACGCCAGTGGCCACAGCAGCTGCAGCGAAGACGACCAGTACTGCtacggcgcgccgccgcatgcgcaccaccacctcgccgccgccggctgcggcATCGACCTCAACCTGTCCATAAGCCCGCCGTCGTCATGCCAGCCGTCTTCGCCGCCGTTTGCTGGGCAGGAAGCAGAAGCATCAGCTGCAGCTGGTGGTGCAAgtgcagcagccgccgccggcgccaccaccacgaGCTCCTACCCCTGCCACTCCTCGTCGGAGACCAGGGAGAAGATATGCCTCTGCTTGAACCACCTGGGgctgcacggcggcgaggagtgcagctgcggcggctcatcggcctcctcctcctcctcgccgccggtgagctcgCAGGTGTTTCGGTTCACCAATGCGTCTTCGTTTCAGGGATCGTCGTCAACAGTGTAa
- the LOC102717669 gene encoding protein ALP1-like, with amino-acid sequence MDEMRRIRKALIAKSAGLVAVLYAYMLFILPKARERTPRIYYGPPSERDSVRQCNLSYLPHGSTNCLNQLRMMRAPFFQLCNLFRDRALLRDSIHSSVEEQVAMFLLVVGHNHRFRALQPTFRRSIETISRYFREVLYAVGELRNEMITALTTQTHMKITTNPRFNPYFKDCIGAIDGTHVDARVPSAISAAFRGRKGVPTQNVMAAVDFDLRFTYVLAGWEGSAHDALILADALEKDDGLSVPAGKDYLVDAGYAARPGFLPPFRGCRYHLREYSRRNYPHDMRELFNLRHSSLRVTVERAFGALKNRFKILYNRPFHPYKTQVKLVLACCILHNWILQFGQDPHIPEEEELEDSSDKEDDDLEEDNISTAQ; translated from the exons ATGGATGAAATGCGGCGTATTCGGAAGGCTTTAATTGCAAAATCTGCGGGGTTGGTGGCAGTGTTGTATGCTTATATGCTTTTCATTTTACCGAAAGCTAGAGAAAGGACACCTAGGATCTACTATGGTCCACCGTCCGAAAGAGATAGTGTTAGACAGTGTAATCTTAGTTATCTACCACACGGATCCACAAACTGTTTGAATCAACTTAGAATGATGAGGGCCCCATTTTTCCAACTATGTAACTTGTTCCGTGATAGAGCTCTTTTGCGTGATAGCATACATAGTTCGGTCGAAGAACAAGTTGCCATGTTTCTACTGGTTGTAGGCCATAACCACAGATTTCGAGCTTTGCAGCCCACCTTTAGAAGGTCCATAGAAACTATTAGTAGATACTTCAGGGAAGTATTGTATGCTGTTGGTGAGCTACGAAATGAGATGATCACTGCCCTCACAACTCAGACTCATATGAAAATCACAACGAACCCAAGATTCAACCCTTATTTTAag GATTGTATTGGTGCAATAGATGGAACTCATGTTGACGCTCGAGTTCCATCAGCAATATCTGCTGCCTTTAGGGGTAGGAAGGGTGTCCCTACACAAAATGTTATGGCTGCGGTGGACTTCGATCTTAGATTTACCTATGTTCTCGCCGGGTGGGAAGGTTCTGCACACGATGCACTGATACTAGCCGATGCCTTGGAAAAGGATGATGGCCTTAGTGTCCCCGCAG GGAAGGACTACCTTGTTGATGCTGGATATGCGGCTAGACCAGGGTTCCTTCCACCTTTTCGTGGGTGTCGCTACCACTTGAGGGAGTATAGTAGAAGAAACTATCCTCATGACATGAGAGAGTTGTTTAACTTGAGACACTCTTCTCTTAGAGTCACGGTGGAAAGGGCTTTTGGGGCTCTCAAAAATCGATTCAAAATACTTTATAATAGACCTTTCCATCCATACAAGACCCAAGTGAAGCTCGTCCTTGCTTGCTGCATTCTGCATAATTGGATTCTACAGTTCGGTCAAGATCCTCACATTCCAGAAGAGGAGGAGTTGGAGGACTCTTCTGATAAGGAGGACGATGACTTAGAGGAGGACAACATAAGTACTGCTCAATAG